From Vidua macroura isolate BioBank_ID:100142 chromosome 30, ASM2450914v1, whole genome shotgun sequence, one genomic window encodes:
- the LOC128820656 gene encoding serine/threonine-protein kinase pim-1-like — translation MSRPARRPSVGPPRARPCPSRRGAASAGLSPYWLWRRWKRRLLWCWRSSAVFWLRLARALARPRPRPRRRAKPLPRFRPQPPCCCPAPAPSPTASPAASPLRAPPLVGSAAGPEPPQPGAARQAAARRALGLPGQKSGSAVPSARAEKPPLEQLYREGPLLGSGGCGSVYSGTRLADGAPVRDGARVEGAAGGGQRAQPGARLGLQVAIKRVCCDRIPVWARLHNGALVPLELALLWMVSCPGFRGVVRLLDWFELPDGFALVMERPQRCQDLWDFLHERGFLMEPVARGLFCQVLEAVRHCTSRDVLHRDIKAENVLVDLAAGEAKLIDFGCGTILQDTFYTRMSGTPEYSPPEWILFGCYHGQPATIWSLGILLYHLVCGRLPFHTNEDIVRGQLFFPPRVSQECQHLIRWCLSMDPTDRPSLEDLFEHSWLQEPCLAQETAETHPCAQ, via the exons ATGTCGCGTCCCGCAAGGCGCCCCTCAGTGGGGCCGCCCCGTGCCCGCCCCTGCCCGTCCCGCCGCGGAGCCGCCTCCGCCGGGCTCTCTCCGTACTGGCTGTGGCGCCGCTGGAAGCGCCGCTTGCTCTGGTGCTGGCGGAGCAGCGCGGTCTTTTGGCTCCGCCTGGCGCGGGCTctggcccggccccggccgagGCCCCGGCGCCGAGCGAAGCCTCTGCCGCGGTTCCGCCCGCAGccgccctgctgctgccccgcgcccgccccgtcGCCGACAGCGTCGCCGGCGGCTTCCCCGCTCCGAGCTCCGCCGCTCGTCGGCTCGGCCGCCGGCCCCGAGCCGCCGCAGCCCGGGGCGGCTCGGCAAGCAGCAGCGCGCCGGGCGCTCGGGTTGCCGGGGCAGAAGAGCGGGAGCGCGGTGCCGTCCGCACGGGCGGAGAAGcctcccctggagcagctctacCGGGAGGGCCCGCTGCTGGGGAGCGGCGGCTGTGGCAGCGTTTACTCCGGGACCCGGCTCGCCGACGGCGCCCCGGTAAGAGACGGGGCCCGAGtggagggggcggcgggcggcgggcagCGAGCTCAGCCCGGCGCTCGCCTTGGcttgcaggtggccatcaaGCGAGTGTGCTGCGATCGCATCCCGGTGTGGGCGCGGCTG CACAACGGCGCCCTGGTGCCCCTGGAGCTGGCGCTGCTGTGGATGGTGTCGTGCCCTGGCTTCCGCGGCGTCGTGCGGCTCCTGGACTGGTTCGAGCTGCCCGACGGCTTCGCGCTGGTCATGGAGCGTCCGCAGCGCTGTCAGGACCTCTGGGACTTCCTGCACGAGCGGGGGTTCCTGATGGAGCCCGTGGCGCGGGGGCTGTtctgccaggtgctggaggccgtgcggcACTGCACCAGCCGCGACGTCCTGCACCGCGACATCAAGGCCGAGAACGTCCTCGTCGACCTGGCCGCGGGCGAGGCGAAGCTCATCGACTTCGGCTGCGGCACGATCCTCCAGGACACATTCTACACCCGGATGTCAG GAACGCCGGAGTACAGCCCACCAGAGTGGATCCTCTTTGGCTGCTACCATGGCCAGCCAGCCACCATCTGGTCCCTGGGCATCCTGCTCTATCACCTGGTCTGCGGGCGCCTTCCTTTCCACACAAACGAGGACATCGTCCGGGGCCAGCTCTTCTTCCCGCCCCGGGTGTCTCAAG AGTGCCAGCACCTCATCAGGTGGTGTTTATCCATGGACCCCACAGACAGGCCATCACTGGAAGACCTTTTTGAGCATTCttggctgcaggagccctgcctggcccaggagacagcagagacccatccctgtgctcagtAG
- the LOC128820756 gene encoding uncharacterized protein LOC128820756, translating into MLSDLERRREMDQRALLKAALPGGSNGSVPAPDTRREEMPDSATEDVITETGIFAPDPVRLPRIVCPQDVRRSCMIGTVVTLFTVPLVLIGCYLGIRKLYESRRSVVDFSPQLSCNSAHSIGSLTRSHAALELWPVRGCPKNSAEGSAAAQCFHWPLHCWALSWGACWGCSQCWLPLRLPGQEQPRGHRAEAEQVLNSIWATQLRTGQCLFSSSCKVSW; encoded by the exons ATGCTGAGTGATCTGGAGAGACGCCgtg agaTGGACCAAAGGGCtttgctgaaggcagcacttCCTGGAGGAAGCAATGGCTCCGTGCCAGCCCCCGATACACGAAGGGAGGAGATGCCAGACAGTGCCACAGAAG ACGTTATCACTGAAACAGGAATATTTGCCCCGGATCCAGTGCGCCTCCCAAGAATTGTCTGCCCCCAGGATGTGCGCAGGTCCTGCATGATAGGCACGGTGGTGACACTGTTCACCGTGCCCCTCGTGCTGATCGGCTGCTATCTTGGCATTCGGAAGCTGTACGAGAGCAGACGGTCAGTTGTtgatttttctccacagctttctTGTAACTCTGCTCATAGCATTGGTAGCCTGACTCGTAGTCATGCTGCACTGGAGCTGTGGCCAGTCCGTGGTTGTCCAAAGAACtctgctgagggctctgctgctgcccagtgcttTCATTGGCCTCTTCATTGCTGGGCCTTGTCCTGGGGggcctgctggggctgcagccagtgctggctcccactgaggctgccaggccaagagcagccccgggggcacagggcagaggcagagcaagtTCTCAACAGTATTTGGGCCACACAGCTCAGGACAGGACAGTGCTTATTTAGTAGCTCATGTAAAGTTTCATGGTGA